In a single window of the Lagenorhynchus albirostris chromosome 19, mLagAlb1.1, whole genome shotgun sequence genome:
- the LOC132509356 gene encoding LOW QUALITY PROTEIN: zinc finger protein 548-like (The sequence of the model RefSeq protein was modified relative to this genomic sequence to represent the inferred CDS: inserted 1 base in 1 codon) → MRPAQEGWMPHQLKWAKSALGGICRWNKESPFLSTSQMFQKLPRGGVEWALLHRGLEFRGRIQDGDSHNRVAVWTTMKPKDRVVFEDVAVYFSQEEWGLLDEAQRHLYHAVMMENFALVTSLGCWHGAQDEEAPSEQSVSVGMSEVGTPKPDPSTKKAQPYEMCDPLSKDHLHLPEHDGMYPDEGLYICGANLFQHQKEQIRDKLSRRDEGQPSFLTNSNIHSAERTLTCSRERKDFPGSIGLLKQPTPHNAGKPHRDTECGEAFDSGQSDYRCTQCGKAFRQKQILVEHQKIHTGVRPYECSKCGMAFIRKFHLVQHQRIHTGERPFQCSECGKCFRYNSTLISHQRVHTGLSPYECSKCGEFFKYNANFMKHQRKHNGERPYECRECGKFFRYNYRLVRHGRVHSGERPYKCSECGKFFRYSSTFIRHQRVHTSERPYKCNECGKYFRYNSTLIKHQRVHTGERPYECTECGKFFRYTSTLIRHQRVHTVERPYECSLCGEYFRSKSKLIKHWQNHTGERPYECSECGKAFRYHCRLIRHKRVHSGERPFECSECGKFFRYNSNLIKHWRNHTGERPYECRECGKAFSHKHILVEHQKIHTGERPYECSRCQKAFIRKSHLVHHQKIHTXRQYECCECGEFIRYNSNLMKQRIHSGKGLMKGPTV, encoded by the exons GAAGGATGGATGCCTCATCAACTAAAATGGGCAAAGTCAGCTTTAGGAGGAATTTGCAGGTGGAATAAGGAGAGTCCATTTTTGTCCACGTCACAAATGTTCCAGAAACTCCCAAGGGGAGGTGTTGAGTGGGCACTTTTACACAGAGGGCTGGAGTTCAGAGGACGTATTCAGGATGGAGACAGCCACAACAGAGTGGCTGTGTGGACTACGATGAAGCCGAAG GACCGTGTGGTCTTTGAGGACGTGGCTGTGTATTTCTCCCAGGAGGAGTGGGGCCTCCTTGATGAAGCTCAGAGACACTTGTACCATGCTGTGATGATGGAGAACTTTGCACTTGTGACCTCCCTAG GTTGTTGGCATGGAGCACAGGATGAGGAGGCACCTTCTGAGCAAAGTGTTTCTGTAGGGATGTCAGAGGTTGGGACTCCAAAGCCAGATCCATCCACCAAGAAGGCCCAGCCCTATGAGATGTGTGACCCACTGTCCAAAGACCATTTGCACCTACCTGAGCATGACGGAATGTACCCTGATGAAGGGCTGTATATTTGTGGGGCAAACCTTTTCCAGCACCAGAAGGAGCAGATTAGAGACAAACTTTCCAGAAGGGATGAGGGGCAGCCTTCATTTCTTACCAACAGCAACATTCACTCGGCAGAGAGGACCTTGACATGcagcagagaaagaaaggacttcCCAGGCAGCATAGGCCTTCTGAAGCAGCCGACCCCTCATAATGCGGGGAAGCCACACAGGGACACTGAGTGTGGGGAAGCTTTTGATAGTGGGCAGAGTGATTACAGGTGCACTCAGTGTGGGAAAGCCTTCCGTCAAAAACAGATCCTTGTTGAGCACCAGAAAATCCACACTGGTgtaaggccttatgagtgcagcaAATGTGGGATGGCCTTCATTAGAAAGTTTCACCTTGTTCAGCACCAGAGAATCCATACTGGAGAAAGGCCTTTtcagtgcagtgaatgtgggaaatgcTTTAGGTACAACTCCACactcattagtcatcagagagttcacactggaTTGAGCCCTTATGAGTGCAGCAAATGTGGGGAATTCTTCAAGTACAATGCCAACTTCATGAAACATCAGAgaaaacacaatggagaaaggccttatgagtgcagagAATGTGGAAAATTCTTTAGGTACAACTATAGACTGGTAAGGCATGGGAGAGTTCACAGTGGAGAACGACCTTATAAGTGCAGCGAATGTGGGAAATTTTTCAGGTACAGCTCCACATTCATTAGACATCAGAGAGTTCATACTTCAGAAAGGCCTTATAagtgtaatgaatgtgggaaataTTTTAGGTATAATTCCACACTCATTAAACAccagagagttcacactggagaaaggccttatgagtgcactGAATGTGGGAAATTCTTTAGGTACACATCCACCCTCATTAGACATCAAAGAGTTCATACTgtagaaaggccttatgagtgcagctTGTGTGGGGAATACTTTAGGTCCAAGTCCAAACTCATTAAACATTGGCAAaatcacactggagaaaggccttacgagtgcagtgaatgtggaaagGCATTTAGGTACCACTGCAGACTCATTAGACATAAGAGAGTTCACAGTGGAGAGAGGCCTTTCGAGTGCAGCGAATGTGGGAAATTCTTTCGATACAACTCCAACCTCATTAAACATTGGAGAAATCACACAGGCGagaggccttatgagtgcagagagtgtgggaaagcctttagccACAAGCATATACTTGTTGAGCATCAGAAAATCCatactggagaaaggccttatgagtgcagcaGATGTCAGAAAGCCTTCATTAGGAAGTCCCACCTTGTTCATCACCAGAAAATCCACA GAAGACAATATGAGTGCTGTGAATGTGGGGAATTCATTAGATACAACTCCAACCTCATGAAGCAGAGAATTCACAGTGGTAAAGGCCTTATgaaagggcctactgtatag